From the Streptomyces sp. KMM 9044 genome, one window contains:
- a CDS encoding VOC family protein — protein MEILGATLRVCVEDIETAIPFYERLAGGRALRFERAGVQVAAVGCFLLMSGPAAELDVLRKVAATIAVKDVEEAGQVLAEMGADIIAGPLPTPVGRNLIARHPDGAVYEYADRRTA, from the coding sequence ATGGAGATTCTGGGTGCCACACTGCGCGTCTGCGTCGAGGACATCGAGACCGCGATCCCCTTCTACGAGCGGCTGGCGGGAGGCAGGGCCCTGCGCTTCGAGCGGGCCGGTGTCCAGGTGGCCGCCGTCGGCTGCTTCCTGCTGATGAGCGGCCCCGCGGCCGAGCTGGACGTGCTGCGCAAGGTGGCGGCGACCATCGCGGTGAAGGACGTCGAGGAGGCCGGCCAGGTGCTGGCCGAGATGGGCGCGGACATCATCGCGGGTCCGCTCCCCACCCCGGTGGGCCGTAATCTCATCGCACGGCACCCGGACGGGGCGGTGTACGAGTACGCGGACCGCCGCACCGCCTGA
- a CDS encoding GNAT family N-acetyltransferase encodes MPHPAPRHLAEGPHVGIRHFTHADSAEFTARARQSKDLHHPWLFPPDSASAYSAYAQRLIGDPAKAGFLVCEKGDGSIAGFININDIVHGAFQCGVLGYGAFAHAAGRGLMREGLDLVVRHAFGPMRLHRLEINVQPANAASIALARGCGFRLEGFSPGMLFVDGAWRDHERWALTREMREPR; translated from the coding sequence GTGCCGCACCCCGCTCCCCGCCACCTCGCCGAAGGCCCCCACGTGGGGATACGTCACTTCACCCACGCGGACAGCGCCGAGTTCACCGCCCGTGCCCGGCAGAGCAAGGACCTGCACCACCCCTGGCTGTTCCCGCCGGACAGTGCCTCGGCGTACTCCGCGTACGCGCAGCGGCTGATCGGCGACCCGGCCAAGGCGGGCTTCCTGGTCTGTGAGAAGGGCGACGGCTCCATCGCCGGGTTCATCAACATCAACGACATCGTGCACGGCGCGTTCCAGTGCGGTGTCCTGGGGTACGGCGCGTTCGCGCACGCGGCGGGGCGCGGGCTGATGCGCGAAGGGCTCGACCTCGTCGTGCGGCACGCCTTCGGGCCGATGCGGCTGCACCGGCTGGAGATCAACGTGCAGCCCGCCAACGCCGCCTCCATCGCCCTGGCCCGCGGCTGCGGATTCCGCCTGGAGGGGTTCTCGCCGGGCATGCTCTTCGTTGACGGTGCCTGGCGGGACCACGAGCGCTGGGCCCTCACCCGCGAGATGCGAGAGCCGCGCTGA
- a CDS encoding ABC-F family ATP-binding cassette domain-containing protein, whose protein sequence is MGHLEAAYLEYSLPDGRALLGDVSFRVGEGAVMALVGPNGAGKTTLLRLLSGELKPHGGSVTVSGGLGVMRQFVGSVRDGTTVRDLLVSVAAPRIREAARAVDKAEDVLLTVDDEAAQMEYAQALADWAEARGYEAETLWDMCTTAALGVPYDKAQWRQVRTLSGGEQKRLVLEALLRGTDEVLLLDEPDNYLDVPGKRWLEERLEQTRKTVLFVSHDRELLARAAQRIVSLEPGPAGADAWVHGGGFATYHEARRERFARFEELRRRWDEKHAQLKKLVLNLRQAASVSHDMASRYQAAQTRLRKFEEAGPPPEPPREQDIRMRLKGGRTGVRAVTCEQLELTGLMQPFDLEVFYGERAAVLGSNGSGKSHFLRLLAGDDVSHTGGWRLGARVVPGHFAQTHAHPELEGRTLLDILWKEHAQDRGAAMSRLRRYELTGQAEQTFGRLSGGQQARFQILLVELQGVTALLLDEPTDNLDLESAQALQEGLEAFEGTVLAVTHDRWFARSFDRYLVFGSDGRVRETSEPVWDERRVDRAR, encoded by the coding sequence ATGGGTCACCTCGAAGCCGCGTATCTGGAGTACTCCCTTCCCGACGGGAGGGCGCTCCTGGGCGACGTGTCCTTCCGGGTGGGGGAAGGGGCCGTCATGGCCCTGGTCGGACCCAACGGCGCGGGCAAGACGACGCTCCTGCGCCTTCTCTCCGGCGAGCTGAAGCCGCACGGCGGATCGGTCACGGTCAGCGGAGGCCTCGGCGTCATGCGCCAGTTCGTGGGCTCCGTACGGGACGGGACGACCGTGCGCGACCTCCTCGTCTCCGTCGCCGCCCCCCGGATCCGCGAAGCGGCCCGCGCCGTCGACAAGGCCGAGGACGTCCTCCTCACCGTGGACGACGAGGCCGCCCAGATGGAGTACGCGCAGGCACTTGCCGACTGGGCCGAGGCGCGTGGCTACGAGGCCGAGACGCTCTGGGACATGTGCACGACGGCCGCGCTCGGAGTCCCGTACGACAAGGCGCAGTGGCGCCAGGTGCGCACCCTCTCCGGAGGCGAGCAGAAACGGCTGGTCCTCGAGGCGCTCCTGCGCGGCACCGACGAGGTCCTGCTCCTCGACGAGCCCGACAACTACCTCGACGTGCCCGGCAAACGCTGGCTGGAGGAACGGCTCGAACAGACCCGTAAAACCGTGCTGTTCGTCTCTCACGACCGCGAACTGCTCGCCCGCGCCGCCCAGCGCATCGTCTCCCTCGAACCGGGTCCCGCCGGCGCCGACGCCTGGGTGCACGGCGGCGGATTCGCCACGTACCACGAGGCCCGCCGTGAACGCTTCGCCCGCTTCGAGGAGTTGCGCAGGCGGTGGGACGAGAAGCACGCCCAGCTGAAGAAGCTGGTGCTCAACCTCCGTCAGGCCGCCTCCGTAAGCCACGACATGGCGTCCCGGTACCAGGCGGCGCAGACCCGGCTGCGCAAGTTCGAGGAGGCCGGCCCGCCACCGGAGCCGCCGCGTGAGCAGGACATCAGGATGCGTCTGAAGGGCGGCCGGACCGGAGTCCGCGCGGTCACCTGCGAGCAGCTCGAACTCACCGGCCTGATGCAGCCGTTCGACCTGGAGGTCTTCTACGGGGAGCGGGCCGCCGTGCTCGGTTCCAATGGCTCCGGCAAGTCGCACTTCCTGCGCCTGCTCGCCGGGGACGACGTGAGCCACACCGGCGGCTGGCGGCTCGGTGCCCGTGTCGTCCCCGGACACTTCGCGCAGACGCACGCGCACCCCGAGCTGGAAGGCCGCACCCTCCTGGACATCCTGTGGAAGGAGCACGCCCAGGACCGGGGCGCCGCCATGTCCCGGCTACGCCGCTACGAACTGACCGGCCAGGCCGAGCAGACCTTCGGCCGGCTCTCCGGCGGCCAGCAGGCCAGGTTCCAGATCCTGCTCGTCGAGCTCCAGGGCGTCACGGCCCTGCTGCTCGACGAGCCGACCGACAACCTGGACCTGGAGTCGGCCCAGGCGCTCCAGGAGGGCCTGGAGGCGTTCGAGGGCACGGTGCTGGCCGTCACGCACGACCGCTGGTTCGCCCGCTCCTTCGACCGCTACCTGGTCTTCGGCAGCGACGGCAGGGTCCGGGAGACCTCCGAACCGGTGTGGGACGAGCGCCGGGTGGACCGGGCCCGGTAG
- a CDS encoding hydrophobic protein yields the protein MVPVLLVLLLALVLFGAGFAVKALWWIALAVLVLWLLGFFMRGTSASGGKGRWYRW from the coding sequence ATGGTTCCTGTTCTGCTCGTACTGCTTCTGGCTCTGGTTCTTTTCGGCGCCGGATTCGCCGTGAAGGCACTCTGGTGGATCGCGTTGGCGGTGCTTGTCCTGTGGTTGCTGGGATTCTTCATGCGCGGCACGTCCGCGAGCGGCGGCAAGGGCCGTTGGTACCGGTGGTGA
- a CDS encoding NAD(P)/FAD-dependent oxidoreductase translates to MGRPRIVIVGAGFAGYRTARTLSRLARGRADITLLNPTDYFLYLPLLPQVAAGVLEPRRVTVSLSGTLPHVRLVLGEADGIDLDARTVRYTGPEGEGGTLAYDRLVLAAGSVNKLLPIPGVAEHAHGFRGLPEALYLRDHVTRQVELAAATDDPAKCAARCTFVVVGAGYTGTEVAAHGKLFSDAQVHRHPLRTGMRPRWLLLDVADRVLPELDERLSRTADRVLRARGVEVRMGTSVKEATHEGVLLTDGESVDTRTVVWCVGVRPDPLAEALGLPMERGRLLVDPQLRVPGRPEVFACGDAAAVPDLEEPGQYTPMTAQHAWRQGRVCAHNVAASLGDGELRAYRHRDLGFVVDLGGVKAAANPLGVNLSGPVAGAVTRGYHLAAMPGNRVRVAADWLLDAVLPRQAVQLGLVRSWSVPLDTASPELARVPSGPEREHHAGEDDGPAASQPATEPAKNQPGGEPARNQPGGETAKNQPGGEPARNQPGGETAKNQPGGEPARNQPGGETAKNQPGGEPARNQPGGETAKNQPGGEPARNQPGGETAKNQPGGEPARNQPGGETAKGRPAPGPPTGPGVAPGPVKRTDAPANGAGHADTTGPRYPRDPDDPTPPVQGDS, encoded by the coding sequence GTGGGGCGACCCCGCATCGTGATCGTCGGCGCCGGCTTCGCCGGTTACCGCACCGCCCGCACCCTGTCCCGGCTGGCCCGGGGGCGGGCCGACATCACCCTGCTGAATCCGACCGACTACTTCCTGTACCTGCCCCTGCTGCCCCAGGTCGCCGCCGGAGTCCTGGAGCCGCGCAGGGTCACGGTCTCCCTCTCCGGCACGCTCCCGCACGTGCGGCTGGTGCTGGGCGAGGCCGACGGCATCGACCTCGACGCACGCACCGTGCGCTACACCGGCCCCGAGGGCGAGGGCGGCACCCTCGCATACGACCGGCTGGTGCTGGCCGCCGGCAGTGTCAACAAACTGCTGCCCATTCCCGGCGTCGCCGAGCACGCCCACGGTTTCCGGGGCCTGCCCGAGGCGCTGTACCTGCGCGACCACGTGACCCGGCAGGTGGAACTCGCGGCCGCCACCGACGATCCAGCGAAATGCGCCGCCCGGTGCACCTTCGTCGTGGTCGGTGCCGGTTACACCGGAACCGAGGTCGCCGCGCACGGAAAGCTGTTCAGCGACGCACAGGTTCACAGGCACCCCCTGCGGACGGGCATGCGGCCCCGTTGGCTGCTGCTGGACGTCGCCGACCGTGTACTGCCCGAACTCGACGAGCGGCTCTCCCGCACCGCCGACCGGGTCCTGCGGGCACGGGGCGTGGAGGTACGCATGGGAACCTCCGTGAAGGAGGCCACACACGAGGGAGTGCTGCTGACCGACGGCGAGTCCGTCGACACCCGGACGGTGGTGTGGTGCGTGGGTGTACGGCCCGATCCGCTCGCCGAGGCGCTCGGACTGCCGATGGAACGCGGGCGGCTGCTGGTCGATCCGCAGCTGCGGGTACCGGGCCGGCCCGAGGTGTTCGCCTGCGGCGACGCGGCGGCCGTCCCCGACCTGGAGGAGCCCGGGCAGTACACCCCGATGACCGCGCAGCACGCATGGCGGCAGGGCAGGGTCTGTGCCCACAACGTCGCCGCCTCCCTCGGCGACGGGGAGCTGCGCGCCTACCGGCACCGCGACCTGGGCTTCGTGGTGGACCTCGGAGGTGTCAAGGCGGCGGCCAACCCGCTGGGCGTCAACCTGTCCGGGCCAGTGGCGGGGGCGGTCACCCGCGGCTACCACCTCGCGGCGATGCCCGGCAACCGGGTGCGCGTCGCCGCCGACTGGCTGCTGGACGCCGTACTGCCGCGCCAGGCGGTCCAGTTGGGGCTCGTACGGTCGTGGTCGGTGCCGCTCGACACGGCGTCTCCGGAACTGGCCCGGGTGCCGTCCGGCCCAGAACGGGAGCACCACGCCGGCGAGGACGACGGGCCCGCCGCGTCGCAGCCGGCCACCGAACCCGCGAAGAATCAGCCTGGTGGTGAGCCGGCGCGGAACCAGCCTGGTGGTGAGACCGCGAAGAATCAGCCTGGTGGTGAGCCGGCGCGGAATCAGCCTGGTGGTGAGACCGCGAAGAATCAGCCTGGTGGTGAGCCGGCGCGGAATCAGCCTGGTGGTGAGACCGCGAAGAATCAGCCTGGTGGTGAGCCGGCGCGGAATCAGCCTGGTGGTGAGACCGCGAAGAATCAGCCTGGTGGTGAGCCGGCGCGGAATCAGCCTGGTGGTGAGACCGCGAAGAATCAGCCTGGTGGTGAGCCGGCGCGGAACCAGCCCGGTGGTGAGACCGCGAAGGGCCGGCCGGCTCCAGGACCGCCCACCGGCCCGGGCGTCGCTCCCGGCCCCGTCAAACGCACCGACGCCCCGGCGAACGGGGCCGGCCACGCCGACACGACCGGCCCCAGGTACCCCCGTGATCCTGACGATCCCACCCCTCCCGTCCAAGGAGACTCATGA
- a CDS encoding S66 peptidase family protein, with product MGRVEPLRRPSRLGPGARVAVVAPSGPVPEERLQAGLDTLRGWDLDPVAAPHVLDRHGEFDYLAGTDADRAADLQAAWCDPAVDAVICARGGYGVQRMVDLLDWTAMRAAGPKVFVGFSDITALHEAFATRLGLVTLHGPMAAGVDFLKHARAQEHLKATLFAPETVRTLTSDGRALVPGRARGVTLGGCLALLAADLGTPHPRPSARGGLLCLEDVGEEPYRLDRYLTQLLRAGRLDGVSGLLLGSWAQCGPYERVRALLADRLGGLGVPVAEQFGFGHCDGALTVPFGVMAELDADAGTLTLDEPALN from the coding sequence ATGGGCCGGGTCGAGCCGTTGCGGCGGCCGTCCCGGCTCGGTCCCGGCGCCCGGGTGGCCGTCGTCGCGCCCAGCGGGCCCGTGCCGGAGGAGCGGCTGCAGGCCGGTCTCGACACGCTGCGCGGCTGGGACCTCGACCCGGTGGCCGCACCCCATGTTCTCGACCGGCACGGCGAGTTCGACTACCTGGCCGGCACCGACGCCGACCGGGCCGCCGACCTGCAGGCCGCCTGGTGCGACCCCGCGGTGGACGCGGTGATCTGCGCCCGGGGCGGCTACGGAGTGCAGCGCATGGTCGACCTGCTCGACTGGACGGCGATGCGGGCGGCCGGACCGAAGGTCTTCGTCGGGTTCAGCGACATCACCGCCCTGCACGAGGCGTTCGCGACCCGGCTCGGCCTGGTCACCCTGCACGGGCCGATGGCGGCGGGCGTCGACTTCCTCAAGCACGCCCGCGCGCAGGAGCACCTCAAGGCCACCCTGTTCGCCCCCGAGACCGTCCGCACCCTCACCTCCGACGGCAGGGCGCTCGTCCCCGGCCGGGCGCGCGGCGTCACGCTCGGCGGCTGCCTCGCCCTGCTCGCCGCCGACCTCGGCACTCCGCACCCCCGGCCCTCCGCGCGCGGCGGCCTGCTGTGTCTGGAGGACGTGGGGGAGGAGCCGTACCGCCTCGACCGCTATCTCACCCAGCTGCTGCGGGCCGGCCGGCTCGACGGCGTGTCGGGGCTGCTGCTCGGCTCCTGGGCACAGTGCGGCCCGTACGAGAGGGTGCGGGCCCTGCTCGCCGACCGGCTCGGCGGTCTCGGCGTGCCCGTGGCCGAGCAGTTCGGGTTCGGGCACTGCGACGGGGCGCTCACCGTGCCGTTCGGCGTCATGGCCGAACTCGACGCGGACGCGGGCACCCTGACGCTCGACGAACCGGCGCTGAACTGA
- a CDS encoding transketolase, translating into MNTGELVELGQQLRVDSIRAAAAAGSGHPTSSMSAADLMAVLLAHHYRYDFNRPDHAGNDRLVLSKGHASPLMYAAFKVAGAIDDEELLTFRELGSRLEGHPTPRRLPWVETATGSLGQGLPVGVGIALAGKRLDRTGYRVWVLCGDSELAEGSVWEAAEQAAYENLDNLTAVVDVNRLGQRGPTRHGHDLDAYARRFQAFGWHTVEVDGHDVDAVDRACGEAASTKGQPTVILARTLKGKGVVAVQDREGMHGKPLPETDEAIAELGGLRDLRVQVREPSDARALHAVPTGQAEAPRWDKGEKVATRNAFGEALAALGTARGDVVALDGEVGDSTRAEFFAEEHPERYVECYIAEQQMVAVATGIAARGWVPYATTFAAFLTRAYDFVRMASVSGSGINLVGSHAGVAIGEDGPSQMGLEDLAMMRAVHGSTVLYPCDANQTARLVAAMADLDGIRYLRTSRGESPVVYGPDEEFPVGGSKVLRSSAEDRLTVLAAGVTVSEALAAADTLAEQGIAVRVIDLYSVKPVDRETLRRAAAETGCLLTVEDHHPEGGLGDAVLDAFTDGRPVPRLVRLAVRDMPGSASPEEQLRVAGIDADSIVAAGRLLAEEAIVP; encoded by the coding sequence ATGAACACCGGTGAACTCGTCGAGCTCGGACAGCAGTTGCGCGTGGACAGCATCCGCGCCGCAGCCGCCGCCGGCTCCGGGCACCCCACGTCCTCGATGTCCGCGGCCGACCTGATGGCCGTCCTACTGGCCCACCACTACCGCTACGACTTCAACCGCCCGGACCACGCGGGCAACGACCGTCTCGTCCTTTCCAAGGGACACGCCTCGCCCCTGATGTACGCCGCCTTCAAGGTGGCCGGAGCCATCGACGACGAGGAACTGCTCACCTTCCGTGAGCTCGGCAGCCGCCTCGAAGGGCATCCCACTCCCCGGCGGCTGCCCTGGGTCGAGACGGCCACCGGGTCGCTCGGCCAGGGGCTCCCCGTCGGCGTCGGCATCGCGCTGGCCGGTAAACGGCTCGACCGCACCGGTTACCGGGTGTGGGTACTGTGCGGGGACAGCGAACTGGCCGAGGGCTCGGTGTGGGAGGCCGCCGAGCAGGCCGCCTACGAGAACCTCGACAATCTCACCGCCGTCGTGGACGTCAACCGGCTCGGCCAGCGCGGCCCCACCCGGCACGGGCACGATCTCGACGCCTACGCCCGCCGGTTCCAGGCCTTCGGCTGGCACACCGTGGAGGTGGACGGACACGACGTCGACGCCGTGGACCGCGCCTGCGGAGAGGCGGCCTCCACCAAGGGGCAGCCGACCGTGATCCTGGCCCGGACTCTCAAGGGCAAGGGCGTCGTGGCCGTCCAGGACCGCGAGGGGATGCACGGCAAGCCACTGCCAGAAACCGACGAGGCGATCGCCGAACTCGGCGGCCTGCGCGACCTGCGCGTCCAGGTGCGGGAACCGTCCGACGCCCGTGCCCTGCACGCCGTACCCACCGGGCAGGCCGAAGCGCCCCGGTGGGACAAGGGTGAGAAGGTCGCGACGCGCAACGCCTTCGGCGAGGCGCTGGCCGCCCTCGGCACCGCGCGCGGCGACGTCGTGGCGCTGGACGGAGAGGTCGGCGACTCCACCCGCGCGGAGTTCTTCGCCGAGGAGCACCCCGAGCGCTACGTCGAGTGCTATATCGCCGAGCAGCAGATGGTCGCCGTGGCGACCGGCATCGCGGCGCGGGGCTGGGTGCCGTACGCGACCACCTTCGCCGCCTTCCTGACCCGCGCGTACGACTTCGTCCGCATGGCGTCGGTCAGCGGCTCGGGAATCAACCTCGTCGGCTCGCACGCCGGCGTCGCCATCGGAGAGGACGGGCCCAGCCAGATGGGTCTCGAGGACCTGGCGATGATGCGGGCGGTGCACGGATCGACCGTGCTGTACCCCTGTGACGCCAACCAGACCGCGCGCCTGGTGGCCGCCATGGCGGACCTCGACGGCATCCGCTACCTGCGGACCTCGCGTGGCGAGAGCCCGGTGGTCTACGGCCCGGACGAGGAGTTCCCCGTCGGCGGCAGCAAGGTGCTGCGTTCCTCGGCCGAGGACCGGCTGACCGTGCTCGCGGCCGGTGTCACGGTGTCCGAGGCGCTGGCCGCCGCGGACACCCTGGCCGAGCAGGGCATCGCGGTCCGGGTGATCGATCTCTACTCGGTCAAGCCCGTCGACCGGGAAACCCTGCGCCGGGCGGCGGCGGAGACCGGCTGCCTGCTGACCGTGGAGGACCACCACCCGGAGGGCGGTCTCGGGGACGCGGTCCTCGACGCCTTCACCGACGGGCGGCCCGTCCCGCGCCTGGTACGGCTGGCCGTCCGCGACATGCCCGGTTCCGCCTCCCCCGAGGAGCAACTGCGCGTCGCGGGCATCGACGCCGATTCCATCGTGGCGGCCGGACGGCTGCTGGCGGAGGAGGCGATCGTGCCGTGA
- a CDS encoding type 1 glutamine amidotransferase domain-containing protein — protein MRIAFLVAPEGVEQVELTEPWQAAVDAGHEPVLVSTQSGSIQALNHLDKADTFPVQEVVGDTSADAFDGLVLPGGVANPDLLRTDGKAVAFVRDFAGQGRPVAAICHAPWTLIEADVVRGRELTSWPSLETDLRNAGATWVDEQVKVCDHGPGKLVTSRKPDDLEAFCETYLQVFTAEADARAA, from the coding sequence ATGCGCATCGCATTCCTCGTCGCGCCCGAAGGCGTCGAGCAGGTCGAGCTGACCGAGCCGTGGCAGGCGGCCGTGGACGCCGGTCACGAACCCGTGCTCGTGTCGACGCAGTCCGGCAGCATCCAGGCCCTCAACCACCTCGACAAGGCGGACACCTTTCCCGTGCAGGAGGTCGTCGGCGACACGTCGGCCGACGCCTTCGACGGGCTGGTACTGCCGGGCGGCGTGGCCAACCCGGACCTCCTGCGCACGGACGGGAAGGCCGTCGCGTTCGTGCGGGACTTCGCCGGGCAGGGGCGGCCGGTCGCCGCGATCTGCCACGCGCCCTGGACCCTCATCGAGGCGGACGTGGTCCGCGGCAGGGAACTGACCAGCTGGCCCAGCCTCGAAACCGACCTGCGCAACGCCGGTGCCACCTGGGTCGACGAGCAGGTGAAGGTCTGCGACCACGGCCCCGGCAAGCTGGTCACCAGCCGCAAGCCGGACGACCTCGAGGCGTTCTGCGAGACGTATCTCCAGGTCTTCACCGCGGAAGCGGACGCGAGGGCCGCCTGA
- a CDS encoding GvpL/GvpF family gas vesicle protein, which yields MTGLRYVYAICRPYGTPLQAQLTGVAGDPPRLLPHHGLRAVVSHVPEADFAEESFPRRREDPDWLTAVARAHQGVVDALTTVTTPLPLRLGSVFPDDSGVRTMMEAREEHFLRMLDRLEGRVEWGVRVFVEEPAGTSAAPPVSPQQAEVLANRLFEALSGYAEDSRPRASRDPALRGDDPTPGRNVLDAAFLVPRGESEKFVERVERAKGAVPGIRVDLTGPWAAYSFAGEGD from the coding sequence GTGACCGGACTGCGGTACGTGTACGCCATATGCCGTCCCTACGGCACGCCGCTCCAGGCGCAGCTGACCGGTGTGGCGGGCGATCCGCCCCGGCTGCTGCCGCACCACGGCCTGAGGGCGGTCGTCAGCCACGTCCCGGAGGCCGACTTCGCCGAGGAGTCGTTCCCCAGGCGCCGGGAGGACCCCGACTGGCTGACCGCGGTCGCCCGCGCCCACCAGGGCGTCGTCGACGCGCTCACCACCGTCACCACCCCGCTGCCGCTGCGGCTGGGCAGCGTGTTTCCCGACGACAGCGGCGTACGGACGATGATGGAGGCGCGTGAGGAGCACTTCCTGCGGATGCTGGACCGGCTGGAGGGCCGGGTGGAATGGGGCGTCAGGGTCTTCGTCGAGGAGCCTGCCGGGACCTCCGCCGCACCGCCGGTGTCCCCGCAGCAGGCCGAGGTTCTCGCGAACCGGCTCTTCGAGGCGCTGTCCGGGTACGCCGAGGATTCCCGGCCACGCGCGTCACGTGATCCCGCGCTCCGCGGCGACGACCCCACCCCGGGACGCAACGTGCTCGATGCGGCTTTTCTCGTACCCCGGGGGGAATCCGAGAAGTTCGTGGAAAGGGTGGAACGGGCCAAGGGCGCGGTGCCCGGAATCCGCGTGGACCTCACCGGGCCGTGGGCGGCGTATTCGTTCGCCGGGGAAGGCGACTGA
- a CDS encoding class I SAM-dependent methyltransferase codes for MSAPQETAVYTHGHHESVLRSHTWRTAANSAAYLLGALEPSSRILDIGCGPGTITADLAALVPDGHVTGLDRAPGVLEQARSTAGERGLTNTTFTVGDVHALDFPDDTFSVVHAHQVLQHVGDPVRALREMKRVTGPGGVVAVRDADYAAMTWYPLSRGMDDWLDLYRRVARANGGEPDAGRRLKSWALAAGFKDITTASGTWTYSTAEERAWWSGLWADRTVASEYAERATGQGHATGGELKAVADAWRAWGARDDGWFSVLHGEILCRKEA; via the coding sequence ATGTCCGCACCGCAGGAGACAGCCGTCTACACCCACGGGCACCACGAATCGGTGCTCCGGTCGCACACCTGGCGGACGGCGGCCAACTCGGCGGCGTACCTCCTCGGGGCGCTGGAGCCCTCCTCACGGATCCTGGACATCGGCTGTGGCCCCGGCACCATCACCGCGGACCTGGCCGCGCTCGTCCCCGACGGGCACGTCACCGGGCTCGACCGGGCGCCGGGCGTCCTGGAGCAGGCCCGCTCCACGGCCGGCGAGCGGGGCCTGACGAACACCACGTTCACGGTGGGCGACGTGCACGCGCTGGACTTTCCGGACGACACGTTCTCCGTGGTGCACGCCCATCAGGTGCTCCAGCACGTGGGCGATCCGGTGCGGGCGCTGCGCGAGATGAAGCGGGTGACCGGGCCGGGCGGTGTCGTCGCCGTCCGCGACGCGGACTACGCGGCGATGACCTGGTATCCCCTGTCCCGGGGCATGGACGACTGGCTGGACCTGTACCGGCGGGTGGCGCGGGCCAACGGGGGCGAGCCGGACGCGGGACGGCGGCTGAAGTCCTGGGCACTGGCCGCGGGGTTCAAGGACATCACCACGGCCTCGGGCACCTGGACCTACTCGACCGCCGAGGAACGGGCCTGGTGGAGCGGCCTGTGGGCCGACCGCACGGTGGCGTCGGAGTACGCCGAGCGGGCCACCGGACAGGGCCATGCGACCGGCGGGGAACTGAAGGCCGTGGCGGACGCCTGGCGGGCGTGGGGCGCGCGGGACGACGGATGGTTCAGCGTGCTGCACGGAGAAATCCTCTGCCGCAAGGAAGCGTGA